The Halomicronema hongdechloris C2206 genome includes a window with the following:
- a CDS encoding ABC transporter ATP-binding protein — protein MLMQQLQQTQSVKGSVQVEGLSVTFRRKGHINHVLDAINLSIQPGEFVCLLGPSGCGKSTLLNGIAGFLKPSEGYILVDQQPVCRPGADRGFVFQQYSLLPWKTTFQNIELGLKIRGMAKAERTELVNDYLNRVGLYRYRHSYPAQLSGGMQQRASIVRALVNSPSVLLMDEPFAALDAQTRHMMQELLLDIWSDLKTTVIFVTHDIEEAIFLCDRIFIMGVHPGHIKAEIPIHLRRPRHFDDTLSPDFMTLHRQVFDCIREETLKSMEAA, from the coding sequence ATGTTGATGCAACAGTTGCAGCAAACGCAGAGTGTTAAGGGGTCTGTGCAAGTGGAGGGGCTGTCAGTCACCTTCAGACGGAAGGGACACATCAATCATGTGCTCGATGCTATTAACCTCAGTATTCAACCGGGGGAATTTGTCTGCTTGTTAGGGCCGTCTGGCTGTGGCAAGTCTACCCTACTCAATGGCATTGCCGGTTTTCTCAAGCCCTCGGAGGGCTACATTTTGGTAGACCAACAGCCGGTTTGTCGACCGGGGGCCGACCGGGGGTTTGTCTTCCAGCAGTATTCGTTGTTGCCCTGGAAAACGACGTTTCAGAATATTGAGTTGGGCCTCAAGATCCGTGGCATGGCTAAGGCTGAGCGCACTGAGTTGGTCAATGACTACCTGAATCGGGTGGGGCTCTATCGCTATCGCCATAGCTATCCGGCCCAGCTGTCGGGGGGAATGCAGCAACGAGCTAGCATTGTCCGGGCTTTGGTAAATTCGCCATCGGTGTTGTTGATGGATGAGCCCTTTGCCGCCCTCGATGCCCAAACCCGCCACATGATGCAGGAGCTACTGCTCGATATCTGGAGTGATTTGAAAACTACGGTGATTTTTGTCACCCACGACATTGAGGAGGCAATTTTCCTGTGCGATCGCATCTTCATCATGGGAGTACATCCAGGGCATATTAAAGCCGAGATCCCGATTCATCTGCGTCGCCCCCGCCATTTTGATGACACCCTCTCCCCTGATTTTATGACGTTGCATCGGCAGGTATTTGACTGCATTCGGGAAGAGACCCTCAAAAGCATGGAGGCCGCCTAA
- a CDS encoding ABC transporter permease — protein sequence MALRALFFANRSARRLLALVIFFGGWQFLCNIGFSFFVNFQLIPSPLQVLKATLTFFTTDPWVHFRSSIQRVMIGYAVASCLGIILGVLAGWFEKVEDLLMPPLELLRPIPAVAWIPLAILMFPNAESGMVYITFVGAFFPVLISTIRGVESILSDTVLIRVGQCLGARSWHIFKDIVLPGSLPSIASGLTIGMGNAWFCLVTAEILAGRYGIGYITWESYVTSNYPPIVMGMLLIGLMGAISSWAVNRTMAALMPWRVIKKQDA from the coding sequence ATGGCTTTGAGGGCGTTGTTTTTTGCCAATCGTTCAGCGCGGCGCCTGCTGGCCTTAGTGATTTTCTTTGGCGGCTGGCAGTTTCTATGCAACATCGGCTTCAGCTTTTTCGTAAATTTTCAGCTGATACCGTCTCCGCTGCAGGTGTTGAAAGCCACGCTGACCTTTTTCACCACTGACCCGTGGGTTCACTTTCGCTCGAGTATTCAGCGGGTCATGATTGGCTATGCCGTGGCCTCATGCCTGGGCATCATTCTAGGGGTGCTGGCGGGCTGGTTCGAGAAGGTTGAAGATTTGCTGATGCCTCCGTTGGAGCTGCTGCGGCCGATTCCAGCAGTGGCCTGGATTCCCCTGGCAATTTTGATGTTTCCGAATGCAGAGAGTGGCATGGTTTATATCACCTTTGTGGGGGCGTTTTTCCCGGTGTTGATTAGCACCATTCGTGGGGTGGAGAGCATTCTCAGTGACACGGTGTTGATTCGGGTGGGGCAGTGTTTAGGGGCAAGATCCTGGCATATTTTCAAAGATATTGTTTTGCCTGGCTCCCTACCCAGTATCGCCAGTGGTCTTACCATCGGCATGGGCAATGCCTGGTTTTGTTTAGTCACCGCTGAAATCTTGGCGGGGCGTTACGGCATTGGCTATATCACCTGGGAATCTTACGTCACCTCGAACTATCCACCGATTGTCATGGGCATGTTGCTGATTGGCTTGATGGGGGCAATCAGCTCTTGGGCTGTCAATCGCACCATGGCTGCCCTCATGCCTTGGCGGGTGATTAAAAAGCAAGATGCCTGA